One Callospermophilus lateralis isolate mCalLat2 chromosome 6, mCalLat2.hap1, whole genome shotgun sequence genomic region harbors:
- the LOC143401467 gene encoding saoe class I histocompatibility antigen, A alpha chain-like: MEFRTLFLLLLGPLTLTQTWARSHSLRYFHTSVFQAGREEAFYTSVGYVDDTLFLRFDSDALNPRVEPRAQWMEYETPAFWEAQTKIAEAHEQKLRWNLRSTLRYLNQSEDGSHTFQWISGCDLGPDGSLLRGYEEFAYDGADYISLNEDLRSWTAWDKAAQITQRKWEDSGDAEHYRVYLQEECLEWLRRFLERGKDKLLHTESPKTHVTRHLSPEGDVTLRCWALGFYPKEITLTWQRDGEDQIQNMELVETRPAGDGTFQKWAAVVVPAEEEQRYTCHVHHEGLPEPLTLRWESPALSIIPVMGIVAGLVLFVVVVTGAAVAVMRSWQNAGNDSAHHSNTSLAP; the protein is encoded by the exons ATGGAGTTCAGAACCCTGTTCTTGCTGCTTTTGGGGCCTCTAACCCTGACCCAAACCTGGGCGA GGTCCCACTCCCTGCGTTATTTCCACACCTCCGTGTTCCAAGCTGGCCGCGAAGAGGCTTTTTACACCTCGGTGGGCTATGTGGACGACACGCTGTTCCTGCGTTTCGACAGCGACGCCCTGAATCCGAGGGTGGAGCCTCGCGCGCAGTGGATGGAGTATGAGACGCCAGCGTTTTGGGAAGCGCAAACCAAGATCGCCGAAGCCCACGAGCAGAAGTTGCGCTGGAACCTGCGCTCCACCCTCCGCTACCTCAACCAGAGCGAGGACG GCTCTCACACCTTCCAGTGGATTTCTGGCTGTGACCTTGGGCCAGATGGAAGCCTCCTTCGTGGATATGAGGAATTTGCCTATGATGGTGCGGATTACATCTCCCTGAATGAGGACCTGCGCTCTTGGACCGCGTGGGACAAGGCTGCTCAGATCACCCAGCGCAAATGGGAGGATTCAGGAGATGCAGAGCACTACAGGGTCTACCTGCAGGAGGAGTGCCTGGAGTGGCTCCGCAGATTCCTGGAGAGAGGGAAGGACAAGTTGTTGCACACAG AGTCTCCAAAGACACATGTGACCCGTCACTTAAGCCCTGAAGGAGATGTCACCCTGAGGTGCTGGGCCTTGGGCTTCTACCCTAAGGAGATCACCCTGACCTGGCAGAGGGATGGAGAGGACCAGATTCAGAACATGGAGCTTGTGGAGACCAGGCCTGCAGGGGATGGAACCTTTCAGAAGTGGGCAGCTGTGGTGGTGCCTGCTGAGGAGGAGCAGAGATACACATGTCATGTGCATCATGAGGGGCTGCCTGAACCCCTCACCCTGAGATGGG aGTCACCTGCTCTGTCCATCATCCCTGTCATGGGAATTGTTGCTGGCCTGGTTCTCTTTGTAGTCGTGGTCACTGGAGCTGCGGTGGCTGTTATGAGGTCGTGGCAGAATGCAG GCAATGACAGTGCCCATCACTCCAATACTTCTCTAGCCCCATAA